A single genomic interval of Syngnathoides biaculeatus isolate LvHL_M chromosome 1, ASM1980259v1, whole genome shotgun sequence harbors:
- the tmem79a gene encoding transmembrane protein 79 has protein sequence MSGQVSGEEEEAAAALLPVGRPLTASAKSPREELEEGRDEGGKEDEVPGAVDVTLPWPGDRDKKGQDTDGVSSGVCVSDEDDAPGKAKWRESMPEGDKWRDDLHGASPDNGGDGSLADDEEEDKNAEKEEEDESYWVPEKGTTGFTPQVKIVQRQSSEALTNDSKLDMEDRHDYGKENAGESQTGPHFDHDDWNWKDSRHRNYLCNEICNEKLKLALWTAAAALVFPFLVWGGYALLPFDSPLMGSAPHRVVYTLRCAVFASVPILLGVVVQGVARIRYGDVKPIFESEERNAKVSVHGHFVSQSVGLFLFYFLQLAVLASYVSHDLMKLVPLLTVIFVFGRLIYWLCLSLGSGARGLGFGLSFFPTLVMLAANLYFVSSSAGPDAVFDAEPPVTAPPPQQRSWWG, from the exons ATGTCTGGCCAAGTGtccggcgaggaggaggaggcggcggcggcgctcttGCCCGTTGGTCGTCCGCTGACAGCGAGCGCAAAGTCTCCCCGGGAAGAATTAGAGGAGGGAAGAGACGAAGGGGGCAAAGAGGACGAGGTCCCGGGAGCCGTCGACGTCACCCTGCCGTGGCCCGGGGACAGGGACAAGAAGGGCCAGGACACGGACGGCGTCTCGTCGGGGGTCTGCGTGTCCGACGAAGACGACGCGCCCGGCAAAGCCAAGTGGCGCGAGAGCATGCCCGAGGGCGACAAGTGGCGCGACGACCTGCACGGGGCGTCGCCAGACAACGGTGGGGACGGATCGCTGGCTgacgacgaagaagaagacaaaaatgcggagaaggaagaagaagacgagtCCTACTGGGTCCCGGAGAAAGGCACCACGGGCTTCACCCCCCAAGTGAAAATAGTGCAGCGGCAGTCCAGCGAGGCGCTCACGAACGACAGCAAACTGGACATGGAAGACCGACACGATTACGGCAAGGAAAACGCCGGCGAGTCGCAAACGGGGCCGCATTTCGACCACGACGACTGGAACTGGAAGGACTCGCGGCACAGGAACT ACTTGTGCAACGAAATCTGCAACGAGAAGCTGAAGCTGGCCCTGTGgacagcggcggcggcgctggTCTTCCCCTTCCTCGTCTGGGGGGGTTACGCGCTCCTGCCTTTTGACTCCCCGCTGATGGGCAGCGCCCCCCACAGGGTGGTTTACACGCTGCGCTGCGCCGTCTTCGCCTCGGTGCCCATCCTGCTGG GCGTAGTGGTGCAAGGCGTGGCCAGGATTCGCTACGGCGACGTGAAGCCGATCTTCGAGAGCGAAGAGCGAAACGCCAAGGTGTCCGTGCACGGGCATTTCGTCAGCCAATCGGTGGGCCTCTTCCTCTTCTACTTCCTGCAACTGGCCGTCCTGGCGTCGTACGTCAGCCACGACCTCATGAAATTAGTGCCTTTGCTCACCGTCATCTTCGTCTTTGGAAG GTTGATCTACTGGCTGTGCCTGTCGCTGGGCAGCGGCGCCCGCGGCCTGGGCTTCGGCCTGTCCTTCTTCCCCACGCTGGTCATGCTGGCCGCCAACCTCTACTTCGTGTCGTCCTCGGCGGGACCCGACGCCGTCTTCGACGCGGAGCCGCCCGTCACGGCGCCCCCGCCGCAGCAGCGCAGCTGGTGGGGCTGA
- the LOC133499550 gene encoding basic salivary proline-rich protein 4-like, with protein MEEEKKAVEEAQGNIPSQPESSEDVPDKVLVKRGRGRPKGSKKPQISVPDVNLMELVSGIANSGPALGFENASGGEDHTPKKRGRPKGSGGKRTAEKTADNAGSDTPKRGRGRPKGSGKRKVEHIADEGENDETGQTDGALKKVPRVELGDGENKSPNGIATPRGRGRPRKSSAERRPSPASDGPKRGRGRPKGSVNKKPPMSLALFQAGRPRRKQIPPSRLVIRLPGKKGKRGRPRKIPAGRGRPRKYPLPSSEDSKNRVWKPLGRPRKHPVAGAPGGAPVIRRGRGRPRKSEAQKRPGASYDGPPRKRGRPRKHPSEPAKPKVWKPLGRPRKYPLVDPPEGAPPPPRRAPGRPRKSQSKRGAHLRSPAPLSRPLGRPSLTEDGVPRKRGRPKTSGIKNEVQNEAQPDGAPWNHSDGAAEERKDSEAEERADAAPVQQREENNNNSTAAGEGGAAAAQE; from the coding sequence atggaagaagaaaagaaagcgGTTGAAGAAGCGCAAGGCAACATTCCGAGCCAGCCGGAGTCCAGCGAAGACGTTCCTGACAAGGTTTTGGTGAAAAGGGGCAGGGGGAGACCTAAAGGTTCCAAGAAGCCGCAGATCAGCGTTCCCGACGTGAACCTCATGGAGCTGGTTTCGGGCATCGCCAACAGCGGCCCCGCGCTGGGCTTCGAGAACGCCAGCGGCGGCGAGGATCACACGCCCAAGAAGAGGGGCCGGCCAAAGGGCTCCGGCGGCAAGCGCACGGCAGAAAAGACGGCCGACAACGCCGGCTCAGACACGCCCAAAAGGGGAAGGGGACGCCCCAAAGGATCCGGCAAGCGCAAGGTGGAGCACATCGCCGACGAGGGAGAGAACGATGAGACGGGCCAGACCGACGGTGCCTTGAAAAAGGTGCCCCGTGTCGAGTTAGGCGACGGTGAGAACAAGTCGCCCAACGGCATCGCCACTCCCAGGGGCAGAGGAAGGCCGAGAAAGAGCAGCGCCGAGCGACGTCCGTCGCCCGCCTCGGACGGCCCCAAAAGAGGGCGAGGCCGACCGAAAGGCTCCGTCAACAAGAAGCCGCCCATGTCGTTGGCGCTCTTTCAAGCGGGACGCCCCCGAAGAAAGCAGATCCCGCCCTCCAGGCTGGTCATACGTCTTCCGGGGAAGAAAGGGAAGCGCGGCAGACCCAGGAAAATACCCGCCGGGCGGGGCCGTCCCAGGAAGTACCCTCTGCCGTCCTCGGAGGACTCCAAAAACAGAGTGTGGAAGCCGCTGGGGAGGCCGAGGAAGCATCCCGTCGCCGGTGCCCCCGGGGGGGCCCCGGTCATCCGTCGGGGCAGAGGCCGCCCGCGCAAGTCGGAGGCTCAAAAGCGTCCCGGTGCCTCGTACGACGGACCCCCGCGTAAAAGAGGCCGTCCTCGGAAGCACCCCTCCGAGCCCGCCAagcccaaagtgtggaagcccCTCGGCAGGCCCAGGAAGTATCCTCTGGTGGATCCGCCGGAGGGagcccccccaccgccccgcCGCGCACCCGGCCGACCGCGCAAGTCCCAATCCAAACGTGGCGCCCACCTGCGCAGCCCCGCCCCCTTGTCGCGCCCCCTGGGACGCCCTAGTTTGACGGAGGACGGTGTACCGCGCAAAAGGGGGCGCCCTAAAACCTCCGGCATCAAGAATGAAGTCCAAAACGAGGCCCAGCCGGACGGCGCCCCCTGGAACCATTCCGACGGCGCCGCGGAGGAGCGCAAAGACAGCGAGGCGGAGGAACGTGCGGATGCTGCCCCTGTCCAGCAGCgggaagaaaacaacaacaatagcaccgctgcgggggaggggggcgccgccgccgcccaagAATGA